The Polaribacter tangerinus genome has a segment encoding these proteins:
- a CDS encoding carboxypeptidase-like regulatory domain-containing protein: MKRVFFIFLLINFSLFSQKKSIEGFVTDSLQNPLLNATILIKDNNGNYSYGITNKLGKYNIEFKTKNDTISIEIRSIGYQKFYKQIAVKNEIELNVILPLKTEKLKEIIVESKRKIKVDKDTITYNLPNFINKTEESLEDVIKKLPGLDVSNEGTITFNGKSIEKILIEGEDLVSKNYKILSKNLDANLLKNVQILRNHNDNPLKKKFTKSEKIAINISIKDNKKNILFGTVKAGAGTSKRYNTTVNIGFLKKQIKLLQLSKLNNNGYLSNLTNTNVTSDEISLHIDENKSPLINIETNKNFSTKKGFLNDEEAVLNKSNSNSLTLSKKLSPSTTLRFLTFYNKDDIDFEKNSSSLFNIKENPVLIQENILGANTLKDFTTNMEVKFYNEGNWYLTFENEIKKQKNNWLENLSTDNNFNTLFKNKNNNEKLYVFNHFRATYRPSKYFILENYLYQTTSNLNETYFTTASRFNFDNGQPIHQTLNKNNNFLGWKSKVSFKKSKQIYSLNTLIEKENYFFNNHIKNTQNNTNLITNNVKQNIFNIGLQLNFEHNFNNYKKIKLEATTIYKTINDADTVINRYVFPNVKINYNFRLGKLGSFNFSYNYKYDLLNLNYFFNGFVLKDYRTLNEQIRQLEVANINTLGFSHNIQKLDKGFLTFTISSLSIFDKSLGSNSIINTNSSINNFIFFTK, encoded by the coding sequence ATGAAAAGAGTATTCTTCATTTTTCTACTCATAAATTTTTCTTTGTTTAGTCAGAAAAAAAGTATAGAGGGTTTTGTAACAGATAGTTTACAAAACCCTTTGTTAAATGCTACAATATTAATTAAAGATAATAATGGTAATTATAGCTATGGTATTACCAATAAATTAGGTAAGTATAACATTGAGTTCAAAACTAAAAATGATACAATTTCCATTGAAATTAGAAGTATAGGTTACCAAAAATTTTATAAACAAATAGCTGTAAAAAATGAAATTGAACTAAATGTTATATTGCCTTTAAAAACAGAAAAATTAAAAGAAATAATAGTTGAGTCTAAAAGAAAAATTAAGGTAGATAAAGATACGATTACTTACAATTTACCAAATTTTATTAATAAAACCGAAGAATCATTAGAAGATGTTATAAAAAAATTACCAGGTTTAGATGTTTCTAATGAAGGTACTATAACTTTTAATGGTAAATCAATAGAAAAAATACTAATTGAAGGTGAAGATTTAGTCTCTAAAAATTATAAGATTTTAAGTAAAAATTTAGATGCAAATCTACTTAAGAATGTCCAGATTTTAAGAAATCATAATGATAATCCACTTAAAAAAAAATTTACTAAATCAGAAAAAATAGCAATAAATATATCCATAAAAGACAACAAAAAAAACATCTTGTTTGGTACTGTAAAAGCTGGTGCAGGAACAAGTAAAAGATACAACACTACTGTAAATATTGGGTTTTTAAAAAAGCAGATTAAACTTTTACAACTGAGCAAGTTAAACAACAATGGTTACTTAAGTAACTTAACAAACACCAATGTAACTAGTGATGAAATTTCATTGCATATAGATGAAAATAAAAGCCCTTTAATTAATATTGAAACAAATAAAAATTTTTCTACAAAAAAAGGTTTTTTAAATGATGAGGAAGCTGTACTAAACAAATCCAATAGTAACTCTTTAACATTGTCTAAAAAATTGTCACCATCAACAACTTTAAGGTTTTTAACATTTTATAATAAAGATGATATTGATTTTGAAAAAAATAGTAGTAGTTTATTTAATATTAAAGAGAACCCTGTTTTAATTCAAGAAAATATATTAGGTGCAAATACATTAAAAGATTTTACAACTAATATGGAAGTTAAGTTTTATAATGAAGGAAATTGGTACCTAACTTTTGAAAATGAAATTAAAAAACAAAAAAATAATTGGTTAGAAAATTTATCGACAGATAATAATTTTAATACACTATTTAAAAATAAAAATAACAACGAAAAACTATATGTTTTCAATCATTTTAGAGCAACATATCGTCCATCAAAATATTTTATTTTAGAAAACTATTTATACCAAACAACTTCTAATTTAAATGAAACATACTTTACAACAGCATCTAGATTTAATTTTGATAATGGCCAGCCAATACATCAAACCTTAAATAAAAATAATAACTTTTTAGGATGGAAAAGTAAAGTCAGTTTTAAAAAAAGTAAACAAATATATAGTTTAAATACGTTAATCGAAAAAGAAAATTACTTTTTTAATAACCATATTAAAAACACCCAAAATAATACTAACTTAATTACAAATAATGTAAAACAGAATATTTTTAATATTGGATTACAACTTAATTTTGAGCATAATTTTAACAACTATAAAAAAATAAAGTTAGAAGCTACAACTATTTATAAAACTATTAATGATGCGGATACTGTAATTAATAGATATGTGTTTCCAAATGTTAAAATAAATTATAATTTTAGATTAGGTAAATTAGGTAGCTTTAATTTTAGTTATAATTATAAATACGATTTACTAAATCTAAATTACTTTTTTAATGGTTTCGTTTTAAAAGATTATAGAACTTTAAATGAGCAAATAAGGCAATTAGAAGTTGCTAATATTAATACTTTGGGTTTTTCTCATAACATTCAAAAATTAGATAAAGGTTTTCTTACATTTACCATAAGTTCTCTTTCAATATTTGATAAAAGTTTAGGGTCAAATTCTATAATTAATACCAATTCCTCTATCAATAACTTTATTTTTTTTACAAAATGA